The window ACGCCGCCGGGAGCTTGGTCTGGATGAGGTCCATGACCGTGGAGTCGGTCAGCGTGGTGACGTCACCGAGCTGACGGTTCTCGGCCACGTCGCGCAGCAGACGGCGCATGATCTTGCCGGAGCGGGTCTTCGGCAGCTCCGCCACCGGAAGGATCCGCCTGGGCTTGGCGATCGGCCCGAGCGTCGCGCCCACGTGGTCGCGCAGCTCGCCGACGAGCGCCTTGGTCTCCGCGGCCGTGCCCCGCAGGATCACGAAGGCGACGATCGCCTGGCCGGTGGTCTCGTCGGCGGCGCCGACGACGGCCGCCTCGGCGACCGACGGGTGCGAGACGAGCGCCGACTCCACCTCGGTGGTGGAGATGTTGTGCCCGGAGACGAGCATGACGTCGTCGACCCGGCCCAGCAGCCAGATGTCCCCGTCGTCGTCCTTCTTCGCACCGTCACCGGCGAAGTACTTGCCCTCGAAGCGGGACCAGTAGGTGTCGAGGAAACGCTGGTCGTCGCCCCAGATGGTGCGAAGCATCGACGGCCACGGCTCGGTCAGCACCAGGTAGCCACCGCCGCCGTGGGGCACCTCGTGCGCCTCGTCGTCGACCACCGTCGCGCTGATGCCGGGCAGCGGGCGCTGCGCCGAACCGGGCTTGGCCTCGGTGACGCCGGGCAGCGGCGAGATCATCATCGCGCCGGTCTCGGTCTGCCACCAGGTGTCCACGACGGGCGTCCGGTCGGCGCCGATGTGCTTGCGGTACCAGATCCACGCCTCGGGGTTGATGGGCTCGCCGACCGATCCGAGCACCCGCAGGCTGCCGAGGTCGAACTTGGCGGGGATGTCGTCGCCCCACTTCATGAACGTCCGGATCGCGGTGGGCGCGGTGTAGAGGATCGTCACGCCGTACTTCTGCACGATCTCCCAGAACCGCCCCTGGTGCGGGGTGTCCGGCGTGCCCTCGTACATCACCTGCGTCGCGCCGTTGGCCAGCGGGCCGTAGACGATGTAGGAGTGCCCGGTCACCCAGCCGACGTCGGCCGTGCACCAGTACACGTCCGTCTCCGGCTTGAGGTCGAAGACCGCCCAGTGGGTGTACGCCGTCTGGGTGAGGTAGCCGCCGGAGGTGTGCAGGATGCCCTTGGGCTTCCCGGTGGTGCCGGAGGTGTAGAGGATGAACAGCGGGTGCTCCGCCTCGAACGCCTCCGGGGTGTGCTCGGCGGACTGCCGGCCGACGAGCTCGTGCCACCAGGTGTCGCGCTCGCCGTTCCAGGCCACGTCCTGCCCCGTACGGCGCACCACGAGCACGTGCTCGACGTTGCCCGCCTTCGCGACCGCCTCGTCGACGGCCGGCTTCAGCGCGGACGGCTTGCCGCGCCGGTAGCCGCCGTCGGACGTGATGACGACCTTGGCGTCCGCGTCCTGGATGCGGGTCGCGAGCGCGTCCGCCGAGAAGCCGCCGAAGACGACCGAGTGCGCGGCGCCGATGCGGGCCGAGGCCAGCATCGCGATCGCCGTCTCCGGGATCATCGGCATGTAGATGGCGACCCGGTCGCCCTTGCGGACGCCCAGCTCCAGAAGGGCGTTGGCGGCCTTGGAGACCTCGTCCTTCAGCTCCGCGTAGGTGATCGCGCGGCTGTCACCGGGCTCACCCTCGAAGTGGATGGCGACGCGGTCCCCGTGCCCGGCCTCCACATGCCGGTCCACGCAGTTGTACGCGACGTTCAGCTCGCCGTCCTTGAACCACTTGGCGAACGGCGGGTTCGACCAGTCCAGCGTCTCGGTCGGCTCCTTGGCCCAGGTCAGCCGGCGGGCCTGCTCGGCCCAGAAGCCGAGCCTGTCAGCCTTGGCCTGTTCGTACGCCTCCGCGGTGACATTGGCGTGCGCGGCCAGGTCGGCGGGCGGCGCGAACCTGCGTTCTTCCTTGAGCAGGTTGGCCAGGCTCTCGTTGCTCACGACATCTCCCTTTCCAAGGGTGTCCGTTGTGTCCCAGGCCACAGCTCATCAGACGCGGGGGTGCGATGACAAGGGTCGACCGAAAAATTGGTTTAGACCTGTCCGGCGGTGCACCGCTCACGCCGGACTGCGTGCCTCCTTCTCCTGCTCGGCGGCCCCTTCCACGATCCCCTCCACGCCGTGTTCGAAGCCCGCCCCCGCTCCCGGGGCGACCCCTGCCGGAGGGTCCTCCGTGACGCCCTCGAACACCCTGCCCCCTTCCGTTCCCGTCAGCAGATACGCCTGCGCCTCGCCCACGTGGAAGTACATCCCGTGCAGCTCCAGACCGCCGCCGGCCAGCGCCCGGGCGACCGTCGGGTGCGCCCGCAGATGATCCAGCTGCTGGACCACATTGGTCAGGCACAGCTCCTCCACCGCGTCCGCGGTCGCCCGCCCGGCCAGCCGGGGCCGGGCGCGGCGGTCTCCGGCCATCCGCGCGAGGCTCGGCACACCGTGCCGCAGCCAGCGCCGCAGCGGGGTGTCCCCACCGACGGCGCCCCCGCCCGCACTGTCCCCGCCGACAACGCCCTCGCCCGAGCGGACGCCGTCCGAGCCGACACCGCCCGTGCGGCCCGCGTCCG of the Streptomyces sp. 1222.5 genome contains:
- the acs gene encoding acetate--CoA ligase, with protein sequence MSNESLANLLKEERRFAPPADLAAHANVTAEAYEQAKADRLGFWAEQARRLTWAKEPTETLDWSNPPFAKWFKDGELNVAYNCVDRHVEAGHGDRVAIHFEGEPGDSRAITYAELKDEVSKAANALLELGVRKGDRVAIYMPMIPETAIAMLASARIGAAHSVVFGGFSADALATRIQDADAKVVITSDGGYRRGKPSALKPAVDEAVAKAGNVEHVLVVRRTGQDVAWNGERDTWWHELVGRQSAEHTPEAFEAEHPLFILYTSGTTGKPKGILHTSGGYLTQTAYTHWAVFDLKPETDVYWCTADVGWVTGHSYIVYGPLANGATQVMYEGTPDTPHQGRFWEIVQKYGVTILYTAPTAIRTFMKWGDDIPAKFDLGSLRVLGSVGEPINPEAWIWYRKHIGADRTPVVDTWWQTETGAMMISPLPGVTEAKPGSAQRPLPGISATVVDDEAHEVPHGGGGYLVLTEPWPSMLRTIWGDDQRFLDTYWSRFEGKYFAGDGAKKDDDGDIWLLGRVDDVMLVSGHNISTTEVESALVSHPSVAEAAVVGAADETTGQAIVAFVILRGTAAETKALVGELRDHVGATLGPIAKPRRILPVAELPKTRSGKIMRRLLRDVAENRQLGDVTTLTDSTVMDLIQTKLPAASSED